aacagatgtccgctcatgtgcatatagttttcaggctcctatctatcggaatatgggagaaaatgagtgttttccttaatatgcgcatataacccgcctctcccctactctCGCTCGGCCGTTTttctttccaatatttttttacatcggCTCAGAGTTCTCTCGCTCGGCCTTTTCTATTTTCTCTACGCACATTTTTCTTTTCCATTATTTTCCATTCATTTAACACGTGATCGCCTACATTTTCATCTGTTTTCCAACACTGATTATCCGTGCTTTTCATAGAAATACTCACCGAGCGGATTCCGAAGCTATTGCGCCATTTGTCGTATCCCGCGTTCAGATAGCGTCACTTGTTTCGCGTACCGTACCAGAAATGCGTGCGTCATCGTCAAAATTCGCTAGTAGAATGTCCTATTCGTTTTTAAAACTCTCTCACTCAACCCACTATTTCCTTTTCTTTCTCTCGTTCTCTCTCTGTTCCGAAGTTTTCAGTTACAAATACATTCTCCTTTTCTTTTATCTTGTCTATCAGAGTGAACAGCATAGATGTTTCGCATCTCAAAACTCTCATAGGCTTTTCAAATGGATATTTGAGCGAAGCGTTTGTTACACTAAGctaaattatattttgttttcctaATACTGAAACGTGTAATCTAAATagtaacttttaaatatttaaattcttcTTACATTGCGTCAGCCTTATTCACTACAATAGCCACGTGAGTTTCCTGAtcatacaggaccatatcagcagatgcagctttcgtcatcgcgggcatgattcccatcgacataactctggccgAGGATATGGAGTATTTCGaaacaagagctgttagaggtgTGCGTGAAGTTCAATGAGCATCGTCAATGCTctagtggcaggagcaatgggacgtataaaacaacgcaagatggacgcataggctaatcccgcgacTTTCAGGCTGCGAAAttggaagtatggagaggtcaacttctacctgacgcagttttttttatttcgggccatgggtgctttaagcaataccttcatcggtttaagcttatcagcttgccttattgcccggaatgcgtagacaTGGGgaaatcggcagaacatgctatctttgtcggCCCCCAGTTCATATCAAGGCCTcaacaagttcaaaatttgaaagctgaaactattttgagtgaaatgtgtcgcgacgaacaatcgtggcgtgctatagtcgacgaaagcTCGCGATCTAATACGAATCAGAAAGATGATGCTTTAACGTACATATAACACAGATGTGAGCTCATGTGATaaagttttcagactcctatatgttgcaaaatggaagaaaatgagTATTCTCCTTAGTATGTGCatttagcccgcctctcccctactctCGGAatccgaaatgataaaaaaaagcgaCTCGTGCTCtgctctgctctgttctgtttgcgaggtgtcAGACAACCCTGATTTGAAGATTAATcgtttattttcaagcaaaatcaCCATACAAGTACTTGTGCGAGTTGCGCAAGGGaaattcaaagataaaaaaacaatattttcatcttTAGCTAAATATCAATCAAcgtaaatatttcattttaaaaattttaagtcaatacGTTGTGATTTATTGTTCAAcatttactgaaaatatcgtacAAGAATTAAAGGATAACTCAGGATACGATGATGGCTCTTCAGCTGTGTTCACCACTGTAACCAATCTGTTATCTATCGTGCAACACTCGCtttcattcaatttcaaatgGAGGGGAAATCAAATTATTCCACCGACAAACGATAATGGTAAAATGCATTGAAGTGGAAAACCGTTCAACCAAGCATCTAGCTGAATAGATGTTTCTGGGGTGCTTCCTGGTTCAGTTGTCTCCGAAATGTCTCTTAAAAAGGATTTGTCGACCGTCAAGCGGTTCGATCAGGACTTTTGCAATATTCTAGCTGATATAAAAAAACTGCACCTATCGGATGATGAGGTCTACAAATTGTTAGCCCCTCTGAGGTGGCATCTGTTCAGGAAAAAGTGGTTGAAATGGATTATTTCGTCGTTAGTGCTAATAATTTTGGGCTGTGCGATCTACTATATACCATGGTTCAACTGGAACGCTTCCGCAATCGGAAAACTTGTAATGATACAATTGCTACCATACTGGAATTGGCGACCGCTTTATAAGGAAAAATGTTTGATACCCGCTTTTACTTGGAAAAGCACAAAATCACTTCCGTACCGGGAGGACACACCGATGGAGGATGACTGTACAGTTTGTGAAGTAAAAGGTAATAAATTCAATGCTATTTATCTCCTTTCTATTGGACTTATacacatatgtatgtattttagtttttatttattacacACACTGCCGGTCATAAGTTGGGTTTATCCCCTTAAAATACATGGAGATTTTGTTCGGCCATATCTCAGCTATCTTATGATACATTGCATTTCTTTTGAGCTCATTCGATAATTGTTAGTAAAACCTTCTTCGTACGTATGCGGCAAAATGtgtatgacccattccaagcgccCCTCAACTgaagaaccgattttcatttttcattattcaaaaataatttgcccAGCATTCAGGCGCGGATCTAGAGAttgctcttggggggggtgattgaataaattttcaaaaaaatacggCCAACATTTTTTGAGTGATTGGGAAATGTTAAAAcaatgacagaaaaaatgttgatgataaagatgGAGAGACTTCAGCAGCATGTAAAAGTGTTgaagacaattttaaaaaaaagtttgttcaaagAATTCTGCATCCTACATCCTAGCTTAGTCGTAAGCAAAACtcagacaaatgttttttttactagtATGAAGATGAATTACGTTTATTTATCTAGTTGGGGATAAGAAGTTACCATCTATGCAATTTTATCAGATTAGAAATCCATAAGCAATTCTCAAAAGAGCATCTCTGGTTTTATGGTGGAAACTAcgtcttattaattttgaaacaattacaGTTTTCGGGTAAAAACGCCATTTACATAAGTTTCGATTATATTTAAtcgaaatgttttcttttttgagtTCCAATTTCAACCGTATGCTGCTTCATTACTTATAACAACCCGTCaatgtatttattcaataaatttacatatttttcacttgaagttccattaaaatatcattttgaaGACGTTAATCTAAAAACaatctgaaacaaaaaaaaaacggttaaaacacaaataagcaCGTATCTAGACAAATAAGATATAGACTTaccattatattttatttcatttaagaGTTCTGCTGAATAGATTCTGTAACTTATCGAATACTTACAGCGTTTTTTGCAGTGAGTTCTTGGATTTGTGTAGTGTTTTTCTCCACCAACAGCGGAATTGTTTGCAGGTTACGGTTTTACaagaataattattttgatttattcgcAAGAATAGCTTTCATTATTGATAATTCGAATTATTTGTTCTAATCTGAAATATATAAACGGATATGAAAAACCATAATAGAGCATatgtataaaatttattcacaaaaattagTCTATGTCGCTAACTATTTTATCAAGGTTTCCACTAACTTCTGATAGATAGTGTTGGCACCGCTGGCACCCTTGGACCGAGCAGCGACGCCGCCGAACCAGTGAGCGCGGCGAAGTTTTGCCGCATCTGTCAAAGTGACAGAATCGACGGTTGATATAGAGCATCGTTTTTTTTCACTAGTCGAAGTAAGCCAACAGTAAATTTTTACCCCGAAGCGCTAATCTAAAATTAGCATTAATTTTGTCGCGAATAAGTTAGGTTTTCGTGTGAGAATCAGTGTTAATTTCACTACTGCATCGTAAGTAAAACGACTTGTTGcgatttgtacaattttttaataatcagcATTGCATTTAGGCGAGCCTAGCAGAAGGCGAACTGTGCCACATTGTTTGGCAGAAAGCTAAGGAAGAAACCTTATAAAACCCGGTTTTATAGATCCGGAAGTCGATCTAAACCGTAAGTTAATATAACCTTTGTTAAATCACCCTTTCTTTATAAGGAATTTTATATCTTTAGGCGAGCCTAGTAGAAGGCCAATCGAGCCAAATTGTTCGGAAAAAATCCGAGGAAGAAAACCATTtgttgtaagttgtacaatctCTAAAAACTTTCCTCTAACTAATAAATTAACTCGTTTTAGTTTGAGCTACTTATATGCTCTGCTGCTACTGCTACTACTGCTACAATCGAAGTTGCTTCAAAAGCGGTTTTTTATTTCCTCGTCcgaacaaaactcaaaaacaaatgagttCGGCTAGAAGCCTGGAGCAGATTGAGGTTATGGATCAAAACCTCCAGCAGCAGTCTAACGCCGAGAACACCGCATATGATTGTGCTCTGTGTGAGGAGCCGAATCATGCTGACCACCATATGGTCCAATGTGACACCTGTCCGCGCTGGTTTCATTACTCCTGCGCCGGTGTTACGGATGAAATTGTCGACGAACCATGGAGCTGCCCCACTTGTTCAACCGAAACAGTTGTCGAAAATGCGTGTGGCGGTTCTCAGGAGGACATTTCCGCCCTGCAGTTTCTGGATCTTGGTGCCGGAAAGGATGCACGCTGGAAGCAAAATGAAGAGCAGCAGAAAGCTGCCGACGAGCAGCACGAACGTGATTTGATGCTGATGAGAAAGATGCAGCGTCGGAATTTCCAGCGACAGCTGCAGCGCGAGGAGCAAAAGCGATTGGCACAGCTCGAGTTGGAACGTGAAATGCTGGAGATGAGGCGGAAAGCTGATAAGGAGTATCAGATCAAGAGGAGCCAATTGTGGAGTACCTACGGGCTCAATCAACAATCACTCAACTATCCCGATGCAAATGACATTCCGCAGCATTTTGTTGGCGGCGCGGAATCAAGAAAAGTTACGTTTGAGCCGAACGTGTATCCTGTGTATTCTACTCCGCTATCCGGAAGCTATTCCCCTCAAGTACCGACGACACCGTTGCGCAATCCCGGGGTGTATCCAGCCAGAGTTATTCCAAGCAACTCGAATGCACCGATCGTTAATCATCCTTTGCCTTCTCACCTGTCGGCGCCTCCGCAAGTTCCGAACCAAATAGATGGGCGCAATCTTTCGAACGTTCCAGTGAATCCACCGGTGAGGCACAATCCGctgccaaatcgcggtctgccGTTAGTACCAGAGGAACCAGTGAATCAAAATTCTCCCAACCAATTCCCGCATTCGGCCATGCATCGGCTACATCTAGGGGGCCCAGTGGGTCCATGCGATCCGCCCAATCCGCCTCCCCATTCGGATGCACAATGGCCGCAAATTGCTTTGCCACCAGTAGCGGAGTTGACCAGGGCACAGATCGCTGCTCGAAAAGGACCGTTCTGCAAATTACCGACCTTCAGCGGAGATCCCGAGGAATGGCCGCTGTTTTACAGCAGCTACATTAATGGAAACTTGGCGTGCAACTGGTCGAATTTAGACAATCTTGGGAGGCTGCAGGAAGCGATTCAAAATCCAGCGCGCGCTAAAGTGCGCCACCATTTGATGCTGCCTGAAACGGTACCCGAAGCCATCGAAACACTCCGGAGGCTTTATGGGCGCCCGGAACAAATAATTTCTGCGCTTGTGCGCAAGGCGCAGAATGCGAAGCCACCATGTCTGGAAAATCCGGTAACTTTTTCGGATTTCGGCATCATCGTGCAGCAACTCACCGATCACCTGATTGCGTCTGGACTCCGGGATCACTTGGTGAATCCACATCTAATCGAGATCCTTGTGGCCAAGCTTCCTGGTCAGACGCAGATTGAATGGATCCGCTACAGACGTCAGCAAGGTTTTTCCACTCTGAAAACCTTTTCCGATTTCATCACCGCCATCGGAGCCGATGCCCTAGAACTGGAACACATCAACCGGATGCACGGTTGTAGCAAGGAGAGGCTGAAGCCAGAAAAACCGAGAGCTGACAAGAAAGTGAAGGAGAAAAGGGCTGAGGGTTACCTGCATGCCCACATCGGAGAGTTCGAGGACAAGCGGGCAAGCACCAAAAGAGAGCAGTCTGCCCCCTCCTCTTCCTCATCTAAGTCCGTACAGCAGCAGCAGACCCGGGTGCCATGCCACATTTGCAATCGCACCGATCATCGCACAAGGTTTTGTGACGACTTTGCTAAGCTGTCCTGGGAAGGTCGCGTGAAGGAAGTGGCCAAATGGAAGCTGTGCAAACTTTGCCTTAACGAACATGGCGATTCAAACTGTCGTTTCAAGCGCAAGTGCAACATCGGAAACTGTCATGAAATGCACCACCCACTACTTCACCCAACGAACAACAACAATCCTGTGGCCACAACTGATTGCAACGCTCACAGTGTCGACATTCAACAACCAGTGATTTATCGAATGGTACCTGTCCGACTAAGTAACGGCAACCACTCGGTGAACGTAATCGCATTCCTGGATGAAGGCGCATCCTGCTCTTTGGTGGAACGTGAGGTTGCAGATCAGATTCAGCTGGGAGGAGAACCACAACCACTTATTGTCAAGTGGACGGCGGGTATGACGCGCATGGAGCGCGACTCTAAGCGAGTGCATCTATCGATTTCCGCTATTGATTCGTCGGAGCAGTTCGTGCTGAAGAATGTGCACACCGTTGAGAAATTGAAACTACCCGAGCAGAAACTACTCTTCGCAGATGTCGCAAGGAAGTACCAGCATCTGGAAGGGCTACCTGTCTGCGACTACCGCTGCGAAACTCCACGAATTCTAATTGGACTCAAGCATCTGCACGTCTACGCCCCGTTGGAATCACGGATTGGGGCCCCTGGTGAACCGATTGCAGTTCGAACTCATCTTGGTTGGACAGTGTACGGGCCACAAAATTCAGCAGATACCTCCGAAATGTTTTCTGGTCACCACGACATGAGCCCGGCAGATCGCGAGCTGCATGAGCTGCTACGTAGTCAATACATGCTGGAAGAAGCCGGAATCGCAGTTTCAATTTTGCCTGAATCGTCGGAAGATCGTCGTGCTCGTGACCTGTTAGAAAAAACCACCGTGCGAATTGGCCAACGCTTCGAGACAGGGCTGCTGTGGAGGGATGACAACCCTCAATTGCCCGACAGTTACCCGATGGCCGTGAAGCGGCTGAAAGCTTTAGAACGAAAGTTGTCGAGAAATCCGGAGCTGAAGGAGAAGGTATCTAAACAAATCGCCGAGTACCAAGAAAAGGGGTACGCCCATAAAGCGACTGCCCAAGATTACGCTGACGCTGCTGCTGGTGCCAAGGTCTGGTACCTCCCCTTAAACGTGGTCCTCAATCCAAGAAAGCCAAGCAAGGTCCGCCTTGTTTGGGACGCGGCGGCCGCAGTCAACGGAATTTCGCTCAACTCGGCTCTTTTGAAGGGGCCCGATATGCTGACCGATCTGCCTGGAGTTCTGTTTCATTTCCGAGAGCGACCCATCGCCTTTGGGGGTGACATATTGGAAATGTACCACCAGATTGGTATACGACGAAGCGACAAGCAGGCCCAACGTTTCCTGTACCGGGATGAGCCAACTGATCCGCCGGAAATCTTCGTCATGGACGTGGCGACCTTTGGCTCTACATGCTCACCGTGTTCCGCCCAGTATATAAAGAACCGGAACGCAAAGGACTTTGCAGATGAATATCCGGATGCAGCAGCGGCGATTGTCGACAATACTTACGTTGACGATTACCTCGATAGCGCAGATTCAGTGGAAGAGGCGGTCACGCGAGCACAGCAGGTGAAGAAGATCCACTCGGCAGGTGGGTTCCGAATTCGAAACTGGGTCTCAAATAGTACCGAAGTCCTGGAGAAATTGGAGGAGCCGACGGAGCGCCAAGTAGTCCATTTCAGCGCCAACAAGACAACGAACATGGAGCGCATTCTTGGTGTGTTCTGGGATCCAGTCGAAGATGTCTTTCGGTTTTTGATCAAACTCCGCACTGATCTGGAGTCGTTCATGGACGGCAGTCAACGTCCTACCAAGCGACAACTGGGACTGCAAATCGGTACCGCTTGTGCTGATAGGTTCACTAGAGCTCGCACACGCTGGAAATTCAACCCTCCCTCAGCCCCTCATATGGGAGGGATCTGGAGGAGGCTTTTGAGATCAACCAAGGAGGCGATGAAGGCTCTGGACGACGGCCTACGACTAATCGACGAAATGCTGCTGACCGTGTTGGCCAAAGCTGCGGAAATGATCAACTGTAGACCACTAACGTACATTCCCCAAGAGTCATCGGAGGTGGAGGCTTTAACGCCGAATCACTTCATCCGAGGTTTTCCGTCCGGGGAACATCATCAGGTGGAGGAAACGGCCAATCCTTCTGAAGCTTTGCGGGACCAGTATAAACGAGCACTTCAGCTAGCGGACATCCTGTGGCAACGTTGGGTCAAAGAATACGTGCCCTGTATCGATCAACCAACGAAGTGGCACGCCGACAGCCAACCGGTAGCCGAAGGAGACCTGGTGTACATAGCCGATGGTAACAGCCGGAAGACCTGGGTGCGAGGCGTGGTCCAGCAGATCATCCCTGGACGAGACGGAGTGATTCGCAGAGCTGTGGTGCGTTTGGCGAATGGGAAGGAGCTGCGTCGTCCTGTGAACAAGCTTGCGGTGTTGGAGATTGGTCGTAAATCCAGTCAGGTGAAGGACCCTGCACTAGAGTTACGGGCGGGGGCGATGTTGGCACCGCTGGCACCCTTGGACCGAGCAGCGACGCCGCCGAACCAGTGAGCGCGGCGAAGTTTTGCCGCATCTGTCAAAGTGACAGAATCGACGGTTGATATAGAGCATCGTTTTTTTTCACTAGTCGAAGTAAGCCAACAGTAAATTTTTACCCCGAAGCGCTAATCTAAAATTAGCATTAATTTTGTCGCGAATAAGTTAGGTTTTCGTGTGAGAATCAGTGTTAATTTCACTACTGCATCGTAAGTAAAACGACTTGTTGcgatttgtacaattttttaataatcagcATTGCATTTAGGCGAGCCTAGCAGAAGGCGAACTGTGCCACATTGTTTGGCAGAAAGCTAAGGAAGAAACCTTATAAAACCCGGTTTTATAGATCCGGAAGTCGATCTAAACCGTAAGTTAATATAACCTTTGTTAAATCACCCTTTCTTTATAAGGAATTTTATATCTTTAGGCGAGCCTAGTAGAAGGCAAATCGAGCCAAATTGTTCGGAAAAAATCCGAGGAAGAAAACCATTtgttgtaagttgtacaatctCTAAAAACTTTCCTCTAACTAATAAATTAACTCGTTTTAGTTTGAGCTACTTATATGCTCTGCTGCTACTGCTACTACTGCTACAATCGAAGTTGCTTCAAAAGCGGTTTTTTATTTCCTCGTCCGAACAGATAGTAAAAATTTATGCAGATGCAGTGTACCATTTTAGCCTTTTGTGTTAAATACATACGAAATAAACTTACCTTCCAAATAAGTTTTGTTCAgtagaaatgtttttaaactgTTTATAAAAGAAACTCCATTCGTCTTTTCTTTTGTCTGCTGAATTTCTCCACTATTTTTTCTGTGGGGATGTTGATATCCTGGTGGACATGAAGTAAAGCCAATCCTACCAACCGTTCTTCGGATATAGTTGAACGTATCCATGTTTTGAGTCTCCTCAAACTTGAGAAAGACCTTTCTGCTGTGGCTACACTAATCGGTAGGGTACTACCATCAGTGCCTATGCCTACACATTTACTTTTGGGTAAGCCTGCAGTTTCTAAAATCTTGATGACTTCTTGTGCAATAGCTTTACCTGAGGCACGAAGTTCGTTTCCTTGATCAGTATTTTTATCGCTTTCAGccattgaagaaaataaatcaataaacttgaaaaagactTCCTTCACNNNNNNNNNNNNNNNNNNNNNNNNNNNNNNNNNNNNNNNNNNNNNNNNNNNNNNNNNNNNNNNNNNNNNNNNNNNNNNNNNNNNNNNNNNNNNNNNNNNNNNNNNNNNNNNNNNNNNNNNNNNNNNNNNNNNNNNNNNNNNNNNNNNNNNNNNNNNNNNNNNNNNNNNNNNNNNNNNNNNNNNNNNNNNNNNNNNNNNNNNNNNNNNNNNNNNNNNNNNNNNNNNNNNNNNNNNNNNNNNNNNNNNNNNNNNNNNNNNNNNNNNNNNNNNNNNNNNNNNNNNNNNNNNNNNNNNNNNNNNNNNNNNNNNNNNNNNNNNNNNNNNNNNNNNNNNNNNNNNNNNNNNNNNNNNNNNNNNNNNNNNNNNNNNNNNNNNNNNNNNNNNNNNNNNNNNNNNNNNNNNNNNNNNNNNNNNNNNNNNNNNNNNNNNNNNNNNNNNNNNNNNNNNNNNNNNNNNNNNNNNNNNNNNNNNNNNNNNNNNNNNNNNNNNNNNNNNNNNNNGAAATTTCTCCtatcccgtgaattttccggaatttccacaacagtgcgtacatgtcgagatattgactttttcacgatattaactcaatttgaaaagtttgttcaacaaaaacaaatgcagcactaagccactgtactagatatgttggttttgatactagaaacaaaacgtagtactcagaattttccccaaccccgtgaattttcctgaatttccacaacagtgcgtacgtatcgaaatattgactttttcactatattaatttaatttgaaaagtttgttcaacaaaaagagatgcagcactaagccactatattagatatgttggttttgatactagaaacaaaacttaGTACTCAGAGTTTtgccttaccccgtgaattttccggaatttccacaacagtgcgtacatgtcgaaatattgaatttttcactatattaattcaatttgaaaagtttgttcaccaaaaacaaatgcagcactaagccactatactagatatgttgggtttgacactagaaacaaaacgtagtactcagaattttcccttaccccgtgaattttccggaatttccacaacagtgcgtacatgtcgaaatattgaatttttcactatattaactcaatttgaaaagtttgttcaacaaaaacaaatgcagcactaagccactatactagatatgttggttttgatactagaaacaaaacgtagtactcagaattttcccttactccgtgaattttccggaatttccacaacatgtacatgtcgaaatattgactttttcactatattaactcaatttgaaaagtttgttcaacaaaaacaaatgcagcactaagccactgtgctagatatgttggttttgatactagaaacagtagtactcagaattttctccaaccccgtgaattttcctgaatttccacaacagtgcgtacatgtcgaaatattgacttcttcactatattaactcaatttgaaaagtttgttcaacaaaaacaaatgcagcactaagccactatactagatatgttggttttgatactagaaacaaaacgtagtactcagaattttcccttaccccgtgaattttccggaatttccacaacatgtacatgtcgaaatattgactttttcactatattaactcaatttgaaaagtttgttcaacaaaaacaaatgcagcactaagccactgtgctagatatgttggttttgatactagaaacaaaacgttgtactcagaattttcccttaccccgtgaattttccggaatttccacaacagtgcgtacgtgtcgaaatattgactttttcactatattaatttaatttgaaaagtttgttcaacaaaaagagatgcagcactaagccactatactagatatgttggttttgatactagaaacaaaacgtagtactcagaattttccccaaccccgtgaattttcctgaatttccacaacagtgcgtacatgtcgaaatattgaatttttcactatattaattcaatttgaaaagtttgttcaccaaaaacaaatgcagcactaagcctttatactagatatgttggttttgatactagaaacaaaacgtagtactcagaattttcccttaccccgtgaatttcccggaatttccacaacagtgcgtacatgtcgaaatattgacttttacactatattaacttaatttgaaaagtttgttcaacaaaaacaaatgcagcactaagccactatactagatatgttggttttgatactagaaacaaaacgtagtactcagaattttccccaaccccgtgaattttccggaatttccacaacagtgtgtacatgtcgaaatattgaatttttcactatattaactcaatttgaaaagtttgttcaccAAAAACAAatgccactatactagatatgttggttttgatactagaaacaaaacgtagtactcagaattttccccaaACCCgtgaatttcccggaatttccacaacagtgcgtacatgtcgaaatattgacttttacactatattaacttaatttgaaaagtttgttcaacaaaaacaaatgcagcactaagccactatactagatatgttggttttgatactagaaacaaaacgtagtactcagaattttccccaaccccgtgaattttccggaatttccacaacagtgcgtacatgtcgaaatattgactttttcactatattaactcaatttgaaaagtttgttcatcaaaaacaaatgcagcactaagccactatactagatatgttggttttgatactagaaacaaaccgtagtactcagaattttcccttaccccgtgaattttccggaatatccacaacagtgcgtacatgtcgaaatattgactttttcactatattaactcaatttgaaaagtttgttcaacaaaaacaaatgcagcactaagtcACTATGAATGAGTAGATTTCGTAGTCGAGCTCTGATGTAGCAACGAAACATTCAcaaatctttgatttcaaaccacGCACGTTCTGGTAATACAGGCGCAGCGCGTCAGATGAATGGGATGCGTCAATTGGGCATGTTTTGCGATGGTCGATAGGACGAGAGCTGCAAATTGAGGGACAGTCATTGAACGCAGCGGGAGAAGAAGAAGGGTACTTGCCTGAAAgcacaggctggagagccccgttgccttcttcgaacacagggccgggacgactgttgacgctggctggaaactgcgcgactgtgacgaagggctTGGGGGCCTCCATTGTGCTAAGTTCGTTGCATCCCGGTGATCCGATCGGCAAATCTTCAGCAAAATTTACATTAAGGCAAACATCCAATTTATCAAAAGGTACTGTCGAACTCGACGCACACGGTTCGGGACTAGAAGGCAGAGGTGTGTAACTAGATGGAATACATAAAACCGAAGGATACTTGCCATTaaatggcaattggaagcctcccccAGAACCACATGACCGATAAACGGGAGGACTTGAAGGAGGAACAGTCAGTCGTTGGTGGTCCGGGTAAAGAACTTCCCAATTACTTTGAGTGGTGCGTCCCGA
This sequence is a window from Uranotaenia lowii strain MFRU-FL chromosome 3, ASM2978415v1, whole genome shotgun sequence. Protein-coding genes within it:
- the LOC129757483 gene encoding uncharacterized protein LOC129757483, whose translation is MLCCYCYYCYNRSCFKSGFLFPRPNKTQKQMSSARSLEQIEVMDQNLQQQSNAENTAYDCALCEEPNHADHHMVQCDTCPRWFHYSCAGVTDEIVDEPWSCPTCSTETVVENACGGSQEDISALQFLDLGAGKDARWKQNEEQQKAADEQHERDLMLMRKMQRRNFQRQLQREEQKRLAQLELEREMLEMRRKADKEYQIKRSQLWSTYGLNQQSLNYPDANDIPQHFVGGAESRKVTFEPNVYPVYSTPLSGSYSPQVPTTPLRNPGVYPARVIPSNSNAPIVNHPLPSHLSAPPQVPNQIDGRNLSNVPVNPPVRHNPLPNRGLPLVPEEPVNQNSPNQFPHSAMHRLHLGGPVGPCDPPNPPPHSDAQWPQIALPPVAELTRAQIAARKGPFCKLPTFSGDPEEWPLFYSSYINGNLACNWSNLDNLGRLQEAIQNPARAKVRHHLMLPETVPEAIETLRRLYGRPEQIISALVRKAQNAKPPCLENPVTFSDFGIIVQQLTDHLIASGLRDHLVNPHLIEILVAKLPGQTQIEWIRYRRQQGFSTLKTFSDFITAIGADALELEHINRMHGCSKERLKPEKPRADKKVKEKRAEGYLHAHIGEFEDKRASTKREQSAPSSSSSKSVQQQQTRVPCHICNRTDHRTRFCDDFAKLSWEGRVKEVAKWKLCKLCLNEHGDSNCRFKRKCNIGNCHEMHHPLLHPTNNNNPVATTDCNAHSVDIQQPVIYRMVPVRLSNGNHSVNVIAFLDEGASCSLVEREVADQIQLGGEPQPLIVKWTAGMTRMERDSKRVHLSISAIDSSEQFVLKNVHTVEKLKLPEQKLLFADVARKYQHLEGLPVCDYRCETPRILIGLKHLHVYAPLESRIGAPGEPIAVRTHLGWTVYGPQNSADTSEMFSGHHDMSPADRELHELLRSQYMLEEAGIAVSILPESSEDRRARDLLEKTTVRIGQRFETGLLWRDDNPQLPDSYPMAVKRLKALERKLSRNPELKEKVSKQIAEYQEKGYAHKATAQDYADAAAGAKVWYLPLNVVLNPRKPSKVRLVWDAAAAVNGISLNSALLKGPDMLTDLPGVLFHFRERPIAFGGDILEMYHQIGIRRSDKQAQRFLYRDEPTDPPEIFVMDVATFGSTCSPCSAQYIKNRNAKDFADEYPDAAAAIVDNTYVDDYLDSADSVEEAVTRAQQVKKIHSAGGFRIRNWVSNSTEVLEKLEEPTERQVVHFSANKTTNMERILGVFWDPVEDVFRFLIKLRTDLESFMDGSQRPTKRQLGLQIGTACADRFTRARTRWKFNPPSAPHMGGIWRRLLRSTKEAMKALDDGLRLIDEMLLTVLAKAAEMINCRPLTYIPQESSEVEALTPNHFIRGFPSGEHHQVEETANPSEALRDQYKRALQLADILWQRWVKEYVPCIDQPTKWHADSQPVAEGDLVYIADGNSRKTWVRGVVQQIIPGRDGVIRRAVVRLANGKELRRPVNKLAVLEIGRKSSQVKDPALELRAGAMLAPLAPLDRAATPPNQ